The following coding sequences lie in one Lolium perenne isolate Kyuss_39 chromosome 2, Kyuss_2.0, whole genome shotgun sequence genomic window:
- the LOC127335605 gene encoding protein G1-like4, translating to MDLSANPDSPLSGGGNGGGSSSMGSNSITSSLSVGGAPQSPSRYEAQKRRDWNTFGQYLRNHRPPLSLAQCSGAHVLEFLRYLDQFGKTKVHAAACPFFGHPSPPAPCPCPLRQAWGSLDALVGRLRAAYEENGGSPESNPFAARAVRLYLREVREHQARARGVSYEKKKRKKPQQLTLGDSSSGFRGNHHQPPPGPPPAAGC from the coding sequence ATGGACCTGTCGGCGAACCCGGACAGCCCTCTGTCGGGAGGCGGCAATGGCGGCGGCTCGAGCAGCATGGGTTCGAACAGCATCACCTCGTCGCTCTCCGTTGGCGGCGCCCCGCAGTCGCCGAGCCGGTACGAGGCGCAGAAGCGTCGCGACTGGAACACGTTCGGGCAGTACCTGCGGAACCACCGCCCTCCACTGAGCCTGGCGCAGTGCAGCGGCGCGCACGTCCTGGAGTTCCTGCGCTACCTGGATCAGTTCGGCAAGACCAAGGTGCACGCCGCCGCGTGCCCCTTCTTCGGCCACCCGAGCCCGCCGGCGCCGTGCCCGTGCCCGCTCCGCCAGGCCTGGGGCAGCCTCGACGCCCTCGTCGGCCGTCTCCGCGCCGCCTACGAGGAGAACGGCGGCAGCCCGGAGTCCAACCCCTTCGCTGCGCGCGCCGTCCGGCTCTACCTCCGCGAGGTCCGCGAGCACCAGGCTCGCGCTCGGGGTGTCAGCTACGAGAAGAAGAAGCGCAAGAAGCCGCAGCAGCTGACCTTGGGCGACAGCAGCAGCGGGTTCCGCGGCAACCACCACCAGCCCCCTCCCGGcccgcctcccgccgccggcTGCTGA